The Tardiphaga alba genome includes a window with the following:
- the gltX gene encoding glutamate--tRNA ligase gives MTAPVVTRFAPSPTGFLHIGGGRTALFNWLYAKKHGGKMLLRIEDTDRERSTDAAIDAILDGLKWLGIEWDGDTVYQFARAARHREVAEQLLAEGKAYYCYASAEELQAMRESARAEGRSKLYNGLWRDRDPFTPKPDVKPTIRLKAPLTGETVIEDQVQGRVVWQNENLDDLVLLRGDGTPTYMLAVVVDDHDMAVTHVIRGDDHLINAARQKQIYDALGWEVPSMSHIPLIHGPDGSKLSKRHGALGVDAYRAMGYVPAALRNYLVRLGWSHGDQEIFTTQEMIDAFDLSAIGRSAARFDFAKLESINGHYIRHSDDQALVTMFEEILPYAEGGAAIQSKLNDATRAQLLRAMPGLKERAKTLLELVKGADFIFANRPLEITEPKAVAVLTPETRALLGKLRSALEAVTDWSAANTEAAARAFAEEAGLKLGGVAQPLRVALTGKTTSPGIFDVLAVLGRQECLDRLADQAAI, from the coding sequence ATGACCGCACCCGTCGTTACCCGTTTCGCGCCCTCGCCCACCGGCTTCCTCCATATTGGCGGTGGCCGTACCGCGCTGTTCAACTGGCTGTATGCCAAGAAGCACGGCGGCAAGATGCTGCTGCGGATCGAGGACACCGACCGCGAGCGCTCCACGGACGCGGCCATCGACGCCATTCTCGACGGGCTGAAGTGGCTCGGCATCGAGTGGGACGGCGACACCGTCTACCAGTTCGCCCGCGCCGCCCGGCACCGCGAGGTCGCGGAGCAACTGCTCGCGGAGGGCAAGGCCTATTACTGCTACGCCTCGGCCGAGGAACTGCAGGCGATGCGCGAGAGCGCGCGTGCCGAGGGCCGCTCAAAACTCTATAACGGCCTGTGGCGCGACCGCGATCCGTTCACACCGAAGCCGGACGTGAAGCCGACCATCCGCCTCAAGGCGCCGCTCACCGGCGAGACCGTGATCGAGGATCAGGTACAGGGCCGCGTGGTCTGGCAGAACGAGAATCTCGACGATCTCGTGCTGCTGCGCGGCGACGGCACGCCGACCTATATGCTGGCTGTGGTGGTGGATGACCACGACATGGCCGTCACCCATGTGATCCGCGGCGACGACCATCTGATCAACGCCGCCCGCCAGAAGCAGATCTATGACGCGCTCGGCTGGGAGGTCCCTAGCATGTCGCACATCCCGCTGATCCATGGCCCCGATGGCTCGAAGCTGTCGAAGCGCCACGGCGCGCTCGGCGTCGATGCCTATCGCGCCATGGGCTATGTGCCGGCCGCCCTGCGGAATTACCTGGTGCGCCTCGGCTGGAGCCATGGCGATCAGGAAATCTTCACCACGCAGGAAATGATCGACGCCTTCGATCTGTCGGCCATCGGACGTTCGGCCGCGCGGTTCGATTTCGCCAAGCTCGAAAGCATCAACGGCCACTATATCCGCCACAGCGACGATCAAGCCCTCGTGACTATGTTCGAGGAGATCCTCCCTTACGCTGAGGGCGGTGCTGCGATCCAGAGCAAGCTCAACGACGCCACGCGTGCACAACTGCTGCGCGCCATGCCGGGCCTGAAGGAGCGTGCCAAGACGCTGCTCGAACTGGTCAAGGGCGCCGATTTCATTTTCGCCAACCGCCCGCTGGAAATCACCGAGCCGAAGGCGGTTGCCGTGCTGACGCCGGAAACCCGCGCGCTGCTCGGCAAATTGCGCTCAGCGCTCGAAGCCGTCACCGACTGGTCGGCCGCCAACACCGAAGCTGCTGCCCGCGCTTTCGCCGAGGAAGCAGGCCTGAAACTTGGCGGCGTCGCGCAGCCGCTGCGGGTTGCATTGACCGGTAAGACCACATCGCCCGGCATCTTCGACGTGCTGGCGGTATTGGGGCGACAGGAGTGCCTCGATCGGCTCGCCGATCAGGCAGCGATTTAG
- the gltA gene encoding citrate synthase codes for MDAKTNTKSATLTVDGKSFDLPIHSGTVGPDVIDIGKLYAQSGMFTYDPGFTSTASCQSQITYIDGDAGILEYRGYPIEQLAEKGDFLETCYLLLYGELPTKAQKEKFDHLVTNHTMVHDQMTRFFTGFRRDAHPMAVMVASVGALAAFYHDSTDINDAKQREIASIRMIAKIPTLAAMAYKYTIGQPFVYPTNTLDFASNFMKMCFAVPCEEYKVNPVLAKALDKIFTLHADHEQNASTSTVRIAGSSGANPFACIAAGIACLWGPAHGGANEAALQMLADIGTVDKIPEFIAKVKDKNSSVRLMGFGHRVYKNYDPRAKLMQQACHEVLKETGHGGDEMLAVAMELEKIALSDQYFIDRKLYPNVDFYSGITLKAMGFPTSMFTVLFAVARTVGWISQWSEMIGDPQQKIGRPRQLFTGAARRDYTDIAKR; via the coding sequence ATGGACGCGAAAACAAACACCAAATCCGCAACGCTGACAGTCGATGGCAAGAGTTTCGATCTGCCGATCCATAGTGGGACCGTCGGCCCCGATGTGATCGATATCGGCAAGCTCTATGCCCAGTCGGGCATGTTCACCTACGATCCGGGCTTCACCTCGACCGCGAGCTGCCAGTCCCAGATTACCTATATCGACGGCGACGCCGGCATCCTGGAATATCGCGGCTACCCGATCGAGCAGCTCGCCGAGAAGGGTGACTTCCTCGAGACCTGCTATCTGCTGCTGTACGGGGAACTCCCGACCAAGGCGCAGAAGGAAAAGTTCGACCACCTCGTGACCAACCACACCATGGTCCACGACCAGATGACGCGCTTCTTCACCGGCTTCCGCCGCGACGCGCATCCGATGGCTGTGATGGTCGCCTCTGTCGGTGCCCTCGCCGCCTTCTACCACGACTCCACGGACATCAACGACGCCAAGCAGCGCGAGATCGCCTCGATCCGCATGATCGCCAAGATCCCAACGCTTGCTGCGATGGCCTACAAGTACACGATCGGCCAACCCTTCGTTTACCCGACCAATACGCTCGATTTCGCGTCGAACTTCATGAAGATGTGCTTCGCCGTGCCGTGCGAGGAGTACAAGGTCAATCCGGTGCTCGCGAAGGCGCTGGACAAGATCTTCACGCTTCACGCTGACCACGAGCAGAACGCTTCCACCTCGACCGTCCGCATCGCCGGTTCGTCGGGCGCCAACCCGTTCGCCTGTATCGCCGCCGGCATCGCCTGCCTGTGGGGTCCCGCTCACGGCGGCGCTAACGAGGCTGCGCTGCAGATGCTCGCCGACATTGGCACCGTGGACAAGATTCCGGAATTCATCGCCAAGGTGAAGGACAAGAACTCGTCCGTGCGCCTGATGGGCTTCGGCCACCGCGTCTACAAGAACTACGATCCGCGCGCCAAGCTGATGCAGCAGGCCTGCCACGAAGTTCTCAAGGAAACCGGCCATGGCGGCGACGAGATGCTCGCTGTTGCGATGGAGCTCGAGAAGATCGCGCTGTCGGACCAGTACTTCATCGACCGCAAGCTGTATCCGAATGTCGACTTCTATTCGGGCATCACGCTGAAGGCGATGGGCTTCCCGACCTCGATGTTCACCGTGCTGTTCGCCGTCGCCCGCACCGTCGGCTGGATCAGCCAGTGGAGCGAAATGATCGGCGACCCGCAGCAGAAGATCGGCCGTCCGCGCCAGCTCTTCACCGGCGCAGCCCGCCGCGACTACACGGACATCGCCAAGCGCTAA
- a CDS encoding nucleoside deaminase, translated as MTSSSNGDTSLDKLFASARVVHRRQFLAAGAGGVIAASAGTEAFAKPASPVASGTEEDKKFMAQAIEQMRKAGVVERTGGPFGAVIVRNGEVLAVTGNSVLRDNDPSAHAEVNAIRAACKKVGAPNLKGATMYTSCECCPMCYATAYWARLDRIVFAAAWTDYADLFDDSNISADMKLPYSKRKLKIAQVSQADAQKVWQEFRKLPDRAKY; from the coding sequence ATGACCTCTTCCTCGAATGGCGACACGTCCCTCGATAAATTGTTCGCGTCTGCGCGCGTGGTGCATCGGCGCCAGTTTCTTGCGGCAGGTGCAGGCGGCGTGATCGCCGCGTCCGCGGGCACCGAAGCTTTTGCGAAGCCGGCTTCACCCGTCGCCTCCGGCACGGAAGAGGACAAGAAGTTCATGGCGCAGGCCATCGAACAGATGCGCAAGGCCGGCGTGGTGGAGCGCACCGGCGGTCCGTTCGGCGCCGTGATCGTGCGCAACGGCGAAGTTCTTGCCGTCACCGGCAATAGCGTGTTGCGTGACAACGATCCGTCGGCACATGCCGAGGTCAACGCTATCCGTGCGGCCTGCAAGAAGGTCGGCGCGCCCAATCTCAAGGGCGCTACCATGTATACGAGCTGCGAATGCTGCCCGATGTGCTACGCGACGGCCTATTGGGCGCGTCTCGATCGCATCGTATTCGCGGCGGCGTGGACGGACTACGCGGATCTGTTCGACGACAGCAATATCAGCGCGGATATGAAGCTGCCTTACAGCAAGCGGAAGCTGAAGATCGCGCAAGTCAGCCAAGCCGACGCGCAGAAGGTCTGGCAGGAATTCCGCAAGCTGCCGGATCGCGCGAAGTATTGA
- the lpxB gene encoding lipid-A-disaccharide synthase — translation MTRKIHLIATEESGDRLGSALMRELKSRFGDDVVFSGVGGSSMAREGLQSLFPIEQLSIIGIAAVVKKLPSILKLIARATDDVLRTKPDVLVIIDSPDFTQRVAKRVRKRDASIPIVNYVSPTVWAWRPGRAKAMRAYVDHLLALLPFEPEAHRRLGGPPCTYVGHPLIEQIDSLRPNADEQARRDGKPPVLLVLPGSRRGEIRHHMETFGAALDLLRKRGGEFELILPTMPHLVDGITTALKSWPVQPRVVIGEAEKRAAFRIAHAAFAKSGTVTLELALAGVPMVTAYKAGKIEARIIRRFVTSSSVILANLVIGENVIPEFIQEDCTPEKLAASLQDVLADTPMRHRQVEAMARLDDIMGVGHASPSRQAAEVVENYAKHLGK, via the coding sequence GTGACGCGCAAGATTCATCTGATTGCCACCGAGGAATCCGGGGATCGCCTCGGTTCGGCGCTGATGCGCGAGTTGAAGTCGCGCTTTGGCGATGATGTCGTGTTCTCCGGTGTCGGCGGCTCGTCCATGGCGCGCGAGGGATTGCAGTCGCTCTTTCCGATCGAGCAATTGTCGATCATCGGCATTGCCGCTGTCGTGAAGAAGCTGCCGTCGATCCTCAAGCTGATTGCGCGCGCCACCGACGACGTCTTGCGCACCAAGCCCGACGTGCTGGTCATCATCGACAGTCCCGATTTCACCCAGCGTGTCGCCAAGCGCGTGCGCAAACGCGATGCGTCCATTCCGATCGTCAACTATGTGTCGCCGACCGTATGGGCGTGGCGTCCGGGGCGCGCGAAGGCGATGCGCGCCTATGTCGATCATCTGCTGGCGCTGCTGCCGTTCGAACCCGAGGCGCATCGTAGGCTGGGCGGCCCGCCATGTACTTATGTTGGCCATCCCCTGATCGAGCAGATCGACAGTCTCCGACCGAATGCAGACGAACAGGCGCGGCGTGACGGCAAGCCGCCGGTGCTGCTGGTGCTGCCCGGGAGCCGGCGCGGTGAAATTCGCCATCACATGGAGACGTTCGGTGCGGCGCTCGATCTCCTGCGCAAGCGTGGGGGCGAGTTTGAGCTGATTCTCCCGACCATGCCGCATCTCGTCGATGGCATCACCACCGCTCTGAAGTCGTGGCCGGTGCAGCCGCGTGTCGTCATCGGGGAGGCGGAGAAGCGCGCCGCCTTCCGCATTGCGCATGCGGCTTTTGCGAAGTCCGGCACCGTGACACTCGAACTTGCTTTGGCGGGCGTACCGATGGTCACCGCGTATAAAGCGGGAAAGATCGAAGCGCGGATCATTCGTCGTTTCGTGACATCATCTTCGGTGATTCTCGCCAATCTCGTGATCGGCGAGAACGTTATTCCCGAATTCATTCAGGAAGACTGCACGCCGGAAAAACTCGCCGCATCCTTGCAGGACGTGCTTGCGGATACGCCGATGCGTCATCGTCAGGTGGAAGCAATGGCGAGGCTTGATGACATCATGGGCGTCGGACACGCATCACCCAGCCGCCAGGCCGCCGAAGTGGTAGAGAACTACGCTAAGCATTTGGGGAAATAG
- a CDS encoding LpxI family protein, translating to MNGQPSTQALAIGSPFGIIAGGGAMPFAVADSLAARGIKPIIFGLKGFCDPAQAARFEHYWTPIGKLGALLRLMRSTHCRDLVFIGTLVRPAISEVRLDWGTLRVMPQVFRAFRGGDDHLLTSVSRLFENEGFRLLGVKDVAPDLLMPAGSITRATPDADASADIARGRDVLSALSPFDIGQACVVIDGHVVGIEDIGGTDALLARVAELRANGRIRAKVGRGVLVKAPKSSQDLRFDLPTTGPRTVDGAIAAKLGGIAIVAGNTIVAEPQAMIAAADAAGLFVTGLSA from the coding sequence ATGAACGGCCAGCCATCGACGCAAGCGCTCGCGATCGGATCTCCGTTCGGCATCATCGCCGGCGGAGGTGCCATGCCGTTTGCAGTGGCGGATTCGCTGGCTGCTCGCGGCATCAAGCCGATCATCTTCGGACTGAAGGGTTTCTGTGATCCCGCACAGGCGGCGCGGTTCGAGCATTACTGGACGCCGATCGGAAAACTCGGTGCGTTGCTCAGGCTGATGCGCAGCACGCATTGCCGTGATCTCGTTTTCATCGGCACGCTGGTGCGTCCCGCGATTTCTGAAGTCCGTCTCGACTGGGGCACTTTGCGCGTGATGCCGCAGGTGTTCCGCGCCTTTCGCGGAGGCGACGATCATCTGCTCACCAGCGTCAGCCGCCTGTTCGAAAACGAAGGCTTTCGCCTGCTGGGCGTGAAGGATGTCGCGCCGGACCTTCTGATGCCTGCGGGCAGCATTACGCGTGCGACGCCCGATGCCGACGCCTCGGCCGACATTGCACGTGGACGCGACGTGCTCAGCGCGTTGAGCCCGTTCGATATCGGCCAAGCCTGCGTGGTGATCGATGGTCACGTTGTCGGGATCGAGGACATCGGCGGCACCGACGCGCTGTTGGCGCGTGTCGCCGAATTGCGGGCCAATGGCCGCATCCGCGCCAAAGTGGGCAGGGGCGTGCTGGTGAAGGCGCCGAAGAGCAGCCAGGACCTGCGCTTCGATCTGCCGACAACAGGTCCACGCACGGTCGATGGCGCGATCGCTGCCAAGCTCGGCGGCATTGCTATCGTGGCCGGCAACACCATCGTCGCAGAGCCACAGGCGATGATCGCGGCTGCGGATGCCGCCGGACTGTTCGTGACGGGATTGTCAGCGTGA
- the lpxA gene encoding acyl-ACP--UDP-N-acetylglucosamine O-acyltransferase: MSKIDPTARIADGAVIGEGAEIGPFCVVGPHVSIGAGTKLLSHVNVTADTTIGTNCTIYPFASLGTPPQSLSYKGELTKLVIGNDCTIRESVTMNAGTVAGGGITTVGDRGYFMNCSHVGHDCHVGNDVIFATSATLGGHCEIGDFVFMGGLSAVHQFTRIGPQAMVGGVCGVRGDIIPFGLVNGQYAALEGLNLIGMKRRKFTKDRLAMVRGFYQKLFHGPGVFAERLERVQPLASEDPAIAEILAFIAGGKHRALCLPEDGGSHS; encoded by the coding sequence ATGAGTAAGATCGACCCGACCGCACGTATCGCCGATGGCGCTGTCATCGGTGAGGGCGCCGAGATCGGGCCGTTCTGCGTGGTGGGACCGCATGTCAGCATTGGCGCCGGCACCAAGCTGCTGTCCCATGTGAATGTTACGGCCGACACCACCATCGGTACCAATTGCACGATCTACCCGTTCGCGTCCTTGGGCACGCCACCGCAATCGCTGAGCTACAAAGGCGAGCTGACCAAGCTCGTCATCGGCAACGACTGCACCATCCGCGAGAGCGTGACCATGAATGCCGGCACCGTGGCCGGCGGCGGCATCACCACGGTGGGTGATCGCGGCTACTTCATGAACTGCTCCCATGTGGGCCATGACTGCCATGTCGGCAATGACGTGATCTTCGCAACCTCGGCCACGCTCGGCGGTCACTGCGAAATCGGCGACTTCGTCTTCATGGGCGGCCTCTCCGCCGTGCATCAGTTCACGCGTATCGGACCGCAGGCGATGGTCGGCGGTGTCTGTGGCGTGCGCGGCGACATCATTCCATTCGGCCTCGTCAACGGCCAGTATGCCGCGCTCGAAGGCCTCAACCTGATTGGTATGAAGCGCCGGAAGTTCACCAAGGATCGCCTCGCCATGGTGCGCGGCTTCTATCAGAAGCTCTTCCATGGTCCCGGTGTCTTCGCCGAGCGTCTTGAGCGCGTGCAACCGTTGGCTAGTGAAGATCCGGCGATTGCGGAAATCCTGGCTTTCATTGCAGGGGGCAAGCACCGTGCTTTGTGCCTGCCCGAGGACGGCGGTAGTCATTCCTGA
- a CDS encoding alpha-hydroxy acid oxidase produces the protein MTVEPRDKLQQIPATIASVSDYEPYARERMTEQAWAYIAGGAADEVTLRDNCAAFQRLTLRPRVLQDLTGAHTQLTLFGHTFLHPIMLAPVAFQALVHPEAEMATALGASAMQAGMVVSTQATRLLEDIAAAASSPLWFQLYIQPDRDFTRDLVQRAERAGYQALVVTVDAPVNGLRNREQRSGFAFPAGVEAVNLRGMRGLPPRRGEAGAQILLGSDLLNAAPTWRDLAWLKSLTRLPVLLKGITTAEDAVRAVTEGMDGVIVSNHGGRTLDGLPATIDVLPDIVAAVEGRVPVLMDGGIRRGSDVFKALALGAKAVLIGRPYVYGLAAAGATGVSHVLYLLRAELEVTMALAGCRDLAAISPAAVRFTQA, from the coding sequence ATGACCGTCGAGCCGCGCGACAAGCTGCAACAGATTCCGGCGACGATTGCGTCGGTCTCCGATTACGAGCCCTATGCGCGCGAGCGGATGACCGAGCAAGCCTGGGCCTATATCGCCGGCGGCGCAGCCGACGAGGTGACGCTGCGCGACAACTGCGCCGCATTCCAGCGCCTCACGCTGCGGCCGCGCGTCCTGCAGGATCTGACAGGCGCACACACGCAACTCACACTGTTCGGCCACACCTTCCTGCATCCGATCATGCTGGCACCCGTCGCCTTCCAGGCGCTCGTGCATCCCGAGGCGGAAATGGCTACCGCGCTCGGCGCATCCGCAATGCAGGCCGGCATGGTGGTGAGCACGCAGGCCACGCGTTTGCTGGAGGATATCGCTGCCGCGGCTTCGTCACCGCTCTGGTTTCAACTCTACATCCAGCCGGACCGCGACTTCACCCGCGATCTGGTGCAGCGTGCCGAGCGCGCCGGATATCAGGCGCTGGTCGTGACCGTCGATGCGCCGGTAAACGGGCTGCGCAATCGCGAGCAGCGGTCCGGCTTCGCGTTTCCAGCCGGAGTCGAGGCCGTCAATCTGCGCGGCATGCGCGGGCTGCCGCCACGACGCGGCGAGGCGGGCGCTCAGATCCTGCTCGGCAGTGACCTCCTGAATGCCGCGCCGACCTGGCGCGACCTCGCCTGGCTGAAATCGCTGACACGGCTGCCGGTGCTGTTGAAAGGGATCACGACAGCCGAGGACGCCGTGCGGGCGGTCACCGAGGGCATGGACGGGGTCATCGTGTCCAACCATGGCGGGCGTACCCTGGACGGCCTCCCCGCGACCATCGACGTGCTGCCGGACATCGTCGCGGCCGTGGAGGGCCGGGTGCCTGTCCTGATGGACGGCGGCATCCGCCGCGGCAGCGACGTGTTCAAGGCCTTGGCGCTGGGCGCGAAGGCGGTGCTGATCGGCCGGCCCTATGTCTATGGTCTGGCGGCGGCGGGCGCGACAGGGGTCTCGCACGTGCTGTATCTGCTGCGGGCCGAGCTCGAGGTCACCATGGCCCTGGCCGGATGCCGCGATCTGGCAGCGATTTCACCGGCTGCGGTGCGGTTCACCCAGGCTTGA
- a CDS encoding Fe2+-dependent dioxygenase, which translates to MEIIPDVLTPAEVSRCRELLDRAAWQDGKTTAGHIAARVKQNQQLAQDDPLAGELSAFVLEKLSTTSRFMAAALPLKVLPPRFNRYADSGTYGYHIDNAIFSVPGTPTRVRGDLSATLFLNDVDEYDGGELLIQGELATHEVKLPAGHMVLYPANTFHQVTPVTRGVRLASFFWIQSLVREANRRAMLLDLDDTIQDLAEEAPDSEALDRLTGLYHNLLREWSIT; encoded by the coding sequence ATGGAGATCATTCCCGACGTGCTGACACCGGCTGAAGTCAGCCGTTGCCGCGAGCTGCTCGACAGGGCCGCCTGGCAGGATGGCAAGACAACAGCGGGGCACATCGCCGCGCGCGTCAAGCAGAACCAGCAGCTTGCACAGGACGATCCGCTGGCTGGCGAACTCAGCGCCTTCGTGCTGGAGAAGCTCAGCACCACCAGCAGGTTCATGGCTGCGGCACTGCCGCTGAAGGTGCTACCGCCGCGTTTCAACCGTTACGCGGATAGCGGCACCTATGGATATCACATCGACAATGCGATCTTCTCGGTCCCGGGGACGCCGACCCGCGTGCGCGGCGATCTCTCCGCCACGCTGTTTCTCAATGATGTCGATGAGTATGACGGCGGCGAGCTTCTGATCCAGGGTGAACTCGCGACGCATGAGGTCAAGCTGCCAGCGGGACACATGGTCCTGTATCCTGCCAACACGTTTCATCAGGTCACACCGGTCACCCGCGGCGTCAGGCTTGCATCGTTCTTCTGGATCCAGAGTCTGGTGCGCGAAGCCAATCGCCGCGCGATGCTGTTGGATCTCGACGACACCATTCAGGACCTTGCGGAGGAGGCGCCGGATAGCGAGGCGCTGGATCGCCTGACGGGCCTGTATCACAACCTGTTGCGCGAATGGTCGATCACCTGA